A genomic window from Sulfurospirillum multivorans DSM 12446 includes:
- a CDS encoding EAL domain-containing protein, with amino-acid sequence MKKIIVSLLFCLCQFLSAEEALRLGILAFRPKEQALSQWQPFATYLQDTIKKPIALHIYNYPEFTHAVANHEVDIILTNPGHYIVLKNRHKLSAPLVTQITQKNHTILTQFAGVIFTRHDSPLRALNDLKNVKIAVTNTDSLGGYQMQAYELALKGIMPKQTHLVITGMPHDKVIESVLSRKADVGFVRTNVVEDMREEGKLALSDIKIINEQNDLNFPYIRSTRLYPEWPLVVVAGFDEHVARALTVALLALSPESEAARSAQIYGFTVPADYKGVEDALRTLRVPPFEGAPKFTLADFWARYANHIALMLFAFLIFLMSVGFQLYRQNKRIRHNEKHLLLVQDNLQSTLDAIPDALFEMSLDGVYFRVGRAHANVSASLSQEMMGKNVYEIYPKDVADIFIQALREADQEGHAFGYQFSIEENAKTLWFELSVSKKKESHEVAHFIVLSHEITHRKEAEAKLKLAASVFTYAREGIMITNASGEIVEVNDTFTCITGYEHQEVVGQNPRLLKSGRQSESFYKQMWQSLLEKGHWYGEISNRRKSGEVYVQMTSISAIYDEHEVVQSYVALFTDITTMKEHEKQLEYVAHYDALTSLPNRVLFADRLRQAMAQTERRKKELAVVYLDLDGFKVINDQYGHHVGDELLVIIAERMQEALRQGDTISRLGGDEFVAVLTDLSNQDECIPILDRLLKATSDPIVIDKNIIQVSSSIGVTLYPKDGVDADQLLRHADLAMYQSKQSGKNRYHFFDVESDRAIKKHNESLESILSAIINDEFLLYYQPKVNLETRELVSVEALIRWQHPEKGFLLPHAFLPIVEDHVLSIRLGEWVIERAFKQMSAWIKEGLSLSVSINVGARQLQDSSFTEYLQTMLLRYPDVPAHLVELEILETSALEDMVHVSQIMHACKSLGVRFALDDFGTGYSSLSYLRKLPIDILKIDQSFICNLLHDNDDLAIVEAIVGLSKAFDLHVIAEGVETQEHAELLLKHGCELAQGFGIARPMHPDAIIAWKDSSLYM; translated from the coding sequence ATGAAAAAGATTATCGTAAGCCTCTTATTTTGTTTATGTCAATTTTTAAGTGCAGAAGAAGCTCTTCGCCTTGGAATTTTAGCCTTCCGCCCTAAAGAGCAAGCGCTGAGTCAGTGGCAACCTTTTGCAACTTACCTTCAAGATACTATCAAGAAACCTATTGCCCTTCACATCTACAATTACCCAGAATTTACACACGCCGTTGCCAATCATGAAGTTGACATCATTTTAACCAATCCTGGGCATTACATTGTTCTCAAAAACAGGCATAAACTTTCCGCTCCTCTTGTGACACAAATCACTCAAAAAAATCACACTATTCTCACCCAATTTGCAGGAGTCATTTTCACACGCCACGACTCACCGCTAAGAGCGCTGAACGATCTTAAAAACGTGAAAATTGCTGTCACCAACACAGACTCTCTTGGCGGGTATCAGATGCAAGCGTATGAGTTGGCACTGAAGGGCATTATGCCCAAGCAGACGCATTTGGTAATCACAGGTATGCCCCATGATAAGGTCATTGAATCAGTTCTCTCACGTAAAGCCGATGTGGGATTTGTACGTACCAATGTTGTGGAAGATATGAGGGAAGAAGGCAAATTAGCGTTGTCCGATATTAAAATCATCAATGAACAAAACGATCTAAACTTCCCTTACATTCGCTCCACCAGACTTTATCCCGAATGGCCTTTGGTGGTGGTTGCAGGCTTTGATGAACATGTGGCACGCGCTTTAACGGTGGCGCTTTTGGCCCTTTCTCCTGAGAGTGAAGCGGCTAGAAGTGCGCAGATTTATGGTTTTACGGTTCCCGCGGATTATAAAGGGGTGGAAGATGCGCTCAGAACCCTTCGTGTACCGCCGTTTGAAGGGGCTCCAAAATTTACCTTAGCCGATTTTTGGGCGCGTTATGCCAACCATATTGCCCTGATGCTCTTTGCTTTCCTCATTTTTCTGATGAGTGTTGGCTTTCAGTTGTACCGTCAAAACAAGCGTATTCGCCACAATGAAAAGCACCTACTTTTAGTTCAAGACAATCTGCAAAGCACTCTCGATGCCATTCCCGATGCGCTGTTTGAAATGAGCCTTGATGGGGTCTATTTCCGTGTGGGGCGAGCACATGCCAATGTGAGCGCCTCTTTGTCTCAAGAGATGATGGGTAAAAATGTGTATGAGATTTATCCCAAGGATGTTGCGGACATTTTTATCCAAGCACTGCGCGAAGCCGACCAAGAGGGGCATGCGTTTGGGTATCAATTTTCCATCGAAGAAAACGCTAAAACGCTCTGGTTTGAACTCTCGGTTTCAAAGAAAAAAGAGTCTCATGAGGTGGCGCATTTCATTGTTTTATCGCATGAAATCACCCACCGCAAAGAGGCAGAAGCAAAGCTCAAACTGGCTGCTAGTGTCTTTACCTACGCGAGAGAAGGGATTATGATCACCAACGCTTCGGGTGAGATCGTTGAGGTTAACGATACCTTTACCTGTATTACGGGCTATGAGCACCAAGAGGTGGTTGGGCAAAATCCACGACTGCTAAAATCAGGCAGGCAAAGTGAGTCGTTTTACAAACAAATGTGGCAATCCCTGCTTGAAAAAGGGCACTGGTACGGCGAAATCTCCAACCGTCGTAAGTCGGGCGAAGTCTATGTGCAGATGACAAGCATCAGTGCCATCTACGATGAACATGAGGTCGTTCAATCCTATGTTGCGCTTTTTACGGACATCACAACGATGAAAGAGCATGAAAAGCAGTTGGAGTATGTTGCCCATTATGACGCGCTGACCTCGTTACCGAATCGTGTGTTATTTGCCGATCGACTCAGACAAGCGATGGCGCAAACGGAGCGAAGGAAAAAAGAGTTGGCGGTTGTCTATTTGGATCTCGATGGCTTTAAAGTCATCAATGACCAATACGGGCATCACGTAGGTGACGAGCTTTTAGTCATTATCGCCGAGCGTATGCAAGAGGCATTGCGCCAAGGTGATACCATTTCAAGGCTTGGTGGCGATGAGTTTGTGGCTGTTTTGACCGACCTTTCCAATCAAGACGAGTGCATCCCCATCTTAGATCGCCTTCTTAAAGCAACGTCTGATCCTATCGTGATCGATAAAAATATCATCCAAGTCTCCAGCAGCATCGGCGTGACCCTTTACCCCAAAGATGGTGTCGATGCCGATCAGCTTTTACGGCACGCTGATCTTGCGATGTATCAGTCGAAACAATCGGGAAAAAACCGTTACCACTTTTTTGACGTCGAGTCTGATCGTGCGATCAAAAAACACAATGAGAGCCTTGAGAGCATTTTATCGGCGATTATCAATGATGAATTTTTGCTCTACTATCAACCCAAAGTAAACCTTGAAACACGTGAACTTGTTAGTGTCGAGGCGCTGATACGGTGGCAACATCCCGAAAAAGGCTTCTTGCTTCCGCACGCTTTTTTGCCGATCGTGGAAGATCATGTTCTGAGCATTAGGCTTGGCGAATGGGTCATCGAGCGAGCATTTAAGCAGATGAGCGCTTGGATCAAAGAGGGGCTCAGCCTCTCGGTAAGCATCAACGTGGGTGCTCGTCAACTGCAAGACTCAAGTTTTACAGAGTATCTGCAAACGATGTTGCTGCGTTATCCCGATGTGCCCGCGCACCTTGTTGAGTTGGAGATCTTAGAGACGAGTGCCCTTGAAGATATGGTGCATGTTTCGCAAATCATGCACGCGTGTAAAAGCCTTGGGGTACGTTTTGCACTGGATGATTTTGGGACGGGGTATTCGTCGCTGAGTTATTTGCGAAAATTGCCAATCGATATTTTGAAAATAGACCAAAGCTTTATCTGCAATCTGTTGCATGACAACGACGATCTCGCCATTGTCGAGGCGATTGTGGGCTTAAGCAAAGCATTTGATCTTCACGTGATTGCCGAAGGTGTTGAAACGCAAGAACACGCAGAACTACTCTTAAAACACGGCTGTGAGTTAGCCCAAGGTTTTGGCATCGCCCGCCCGATGCATCCCGATGCCATCATCGCTTGGAAAGATTCGAGTCTTTACATGTAA
- the hcp gene encoding hydroxylamine reductase, whose protein sequence is MSLNMLCDQCSMSAIGGCGSKGQEVGTCGKDANLAKLQDIMIYGLKGLSAYRTHANEFGANTKEVDDVIAQTLYFTLTNVNFNFDDHIAQLMKIGSAGVKMMDILSDAHTSHLGVPTPVQISQNRAEGKAILVSGHNLDMFLELLKQTEGKGINVYTHSEMLPAHAYPELKKYPHLKGNIGKSWFDQTKLFEEWGGTIIVNTNCIVPPKSNSTYIDRLYTYDIVGIKEGKKIHNNDFSEVIAQTLALSDVTGFDSNETLVTGHHYKTILGLAPQILEAVQAGKISQFFVIAGCDAPGSGGEYYRKMAESLPNDCVILTSSCGKFRFNDIDFGTVADTGIPRYLDLGQCNDSNGAVHIALALAGALGVTVHDLPVSIVLSWMEQKAVLILLGLFSLGIKNIYLGPKPPQFVNDDIFAFLQENFNLHLTDDAASDVEKLLLKKPA, encoded by the coding sequence ATGTCTTTAAACATGTTATGTGATCAATGCTCTATGAGTGCCATCGGTGGCTGCGGTTCTAAAGGTCAAGAGGTAGGAACCTGTGGCAAAGATGCCAACTTAGCGAAACTTCAAGACATCATGATTTACGGTCTTAAAGGTTTGAGTGCTTATCGAACACACGCCAATGAATTTGGTGCCAATACCAAAGAAGTCGATGACGTCATCGCTCAAACACTTTACTTTACACTGACCAATGTTAACTTCAACTTTGACGACCACATCGCTCAACTGATGAAAATCGGCTCTGCGGGTGTTAAAATGATGGACATCCTAAGTGATGCACACACCTCTCACCTTGGCGTTCCAACGCCTGTTCAAATCAGTCAAAACAGAGCGGAAGGTAAAGCGATCTTAGTAAGCGGTCACAATCTTGACATGTTCTTAGAGCTTTTGAAACAAACTGAAGGTAAAGGCATCAATGTTTATACGCATTCAGAAATGCTTCCAGCCCATGCGTATCCTGAGCTTAAAAAATACCCTCACCTTAAAGGTAACATCGGTAAATCATGGTTTGATCAAACCAAACTCTTTGAAGAGTGGGGCGGAACGATCATCGTAAACACCAACTGTATCGTACCTCCAAAATCAAACTCAACCTACATTGATAGACTCTATACGTACGACATCGTAGGCATCAAAGAGGGCAAAAAAATCCACAATAACGATTTTAGCGAAGTCATCGCTCAAACATTGGCACTTTCAGATGTCACAGGTTTTGACAGTAACGAAACACTCGTAACAGGTCACCACTATAAAACCATCCTTGGTCTTGCACCTCAAATTCTTGAAGCAGTTCAAGCAGGCAAAATCAGCCAGTTCTTCGTCATCGCAGGTTGTGACGCTCCAGGAAGCGGCGGCGAATACTACCGAAAAATGGCAGAGAGCCTTCCAAATGACTGTGTCATCTTGACTTCAAGTTGTGGTAAATTTAGATTTAACGACATCGACTTTGGAACCGTTGCAGACACAGGCATTCCTCGCTACCTAGACCTCGGTCAATGTAATGATAGCAATGGCGCTGTTCACATCGCTCTAGCCCTTGCCGGCGCACTGGGTGTGACAGTACACGATCTTCCAGTTTCTATCGTTCTTAGTTGGATGGAGCAAAAAGCCGTTCTTATTCTTCTAGGACTCTTTAGCCTTGGCATCAAAAATATCTACCTAGGACCAAAACCACCACAATTTGTCAATGACGACATCTTCGCGTTCTTGCAAGAGAACTTTAATTTGCATTTGACGGATGATGCGGCATCAGATGTGGAAAAATTACTGCTTAAAAAACCTGCATAA
- a CDS encoding DUF433 domain-containing protein — protein MSTTVTIKSSKRSGKPCIRNLRITVYDVLNMLANGMSYDEILEDFPKLTKEDILAALAYAADREHKTLTAKLSA, from the coding sequence ATGAGCACAACAGTTACCATTAAGTCATCGAAACGAAGCGGTAAACCTTGCATTAGAAATTTACGAATTACGGTTTATGATGTACTCAATATGCTTGCAAACGGTATGAGTTACGATGAAATTTTAGAAGACTTCCCAAAACTGACTAAAGAAGACATTTTAGCCGCCCTTGCTTATGCCGCCGATAGAGAGCATAAAACGCTTACGGCAAAACTCAGTGCATAA
- a CDS encoding DUF5615 family PIN-like protein → MHKLLFDNNISHRVLSKIADIFPNSLHVMLKNLDESTDLEVWRYAKIHGFAIVTKDSDFNDLAIYRGIPPKIIWIKLGNCKVDAIATVLRENYESIVEFLEDDVSAILEI, encoded by the coding sequence GTGCATAAACTCCTTTTTGACAATAACATCTCCCATCGTGTCTTGTCAAAAATAGCAGACATCTTTCCCAATTCTTTACATGTAATGCTCAAAAACCTTGACGAATCAACCGACTTGGAAGTATGGCGATATGCAAAAATTCACGGCTTTGCCATCGTTACCAAAGATTCTGATTTTAACGATTTGGCAATTTATCGAGGGATTCCACCTAAAATTATCTGGATTAAACTTGGAAATTGTAAGGTTGATGCTATCGCTACGGTGTTGCGAGAGAATTATGAGAGCATTGTAGAATTTTTAGAAGATGACGTGAGTGCTATTTTGGAGATATGA
- a CDS encoding peptide arginase family protein — protein sequence MIDKISYKKNPLYFEELYPNIWIMDNHKWAYYAWEKYFHENKSIPNTLVHLDFHWDAVSDFHQSDEKQDLSWFFKLSLEEIKKLIAKNTYIKLDSFIAPALIKKYFKKIHFNCFQYDEEIGFYHPILEEYQVSQFVHESINDLVSAIQPNTPIVFDFDIDIFNRSDQMYDKGDLWSEADIRSYLKSCEPLILNAKVITISMSYGYSGDSDDTRYLTELVLSSIIDMKQKT from the coding sequence ATGATTGATAAGATATCTTATAAAAAAAATCCTTTGTATTTTGAAGAGTTATATCCCAATATATGGATCATGGATAATCACAAGTGGGCATATTACGCATGGGAAAAATATTTCCATGAGAATAAATCAATACCAAACACATTAGTTCATCTTGATTTTCACTGGGATGCTGTTAGTGATTTTCATCAGAGTGATGAAAAACAAGATTTATCATGGTTTTTTAAGTTAAGCCTAGAAGAAATAAAAAAACTAATCGCAAAAAATACATATATAAAATTGGATTCTTTTATAGCACCGGCATTAATAAAAAAATATTTTAAAAAGATTCATTTTAATTGTTTTCAATACGATGAGGAAATTGGGTTTTATCATCCAATATTAGAAGAGTATCAAGTTTCTCAATTTGTTCATGAAAGTATAAACGATCTTGTTAGTGCGATTCAACCAAATACTCCTATTGTCTTTGATTTTGATATAGACATCTTTAATCGTTCTGATCAAATGTATGACAAAGGAGACTTATGGTCTGAAGCTGATATAAGGTCATATCTTAAAAGTTGTGAACCTTTGATTTTAAATGCAAAAGTAATTACAATTTCCATGTCTTATGGTTATTCAGGAGATTCTGATGATACAAGATATTTAACCGAATTGGTATTATCATCAATAATAGATATGAAACAGAAGACATAA
- a CDS encoding ADP-polyphosphate phosphotransferase — MKLKTEDFLVHEGAKVDLKKSPTLVKPFYKDKEDYEDALKEGVKELSDLQELLYASNKYAILLIFQAMDAAGKDGVIRHVLSGINPQGCQVFSFKHPVAAELEHDFLWRTTCVLPERGQIGVFNRSYYEEVLIVRVHPEILQGQGLPDSVLDEETVWKERYRSITDLENHLHRNGTKIIKFFLHLSKDEQKKRFLERIDKPNKNWKFSIADLEERKYWKQYMHAYESCLSATSTKNAPWYIVPADDKKNARLIISNILLDTFKALDMHYPETDDKRKEELQGIRQRLVEEE; from the coding sequence ATGAAACTAAAAACAGAAGATTTTCTCGTGCACGAGGGCGCAAAGGTTGACCTTAAAAAGTCCCCTACCCTTGTTAAACCATTTTACAAAGACAAAGAGGACTACGAAGATGCGCTCAAAGAGGGCGTAAAAGAGTTAAGCGACCTGCAAGAACTGCTTTACGCCTCCAACAAATACGCCATACTGTTGATCTTTCAAGCGATGGACGCGGCAGGAAAAGACGGCGTTATACGGCATGTTCTCTCAGGTATCAACCCTCAAGGCTGTCAGGTTTTCAGTTTCAAACACCCTGTTGCCGCTGAACTTGAGCATGATTTTCTCTGGCGCACGACGTGTGTTCTTCCAGAGCGTGGGCAGATAGGCGTTTTTAACCGTTCGTATTATGAAGAAGTGCTCATCGTTCGTGTGCATCCTGAGATTTTGCAAGGGCAAGGACTTCCCGATAGCGTGCTGGATGAAGAGACGGTTTGGAAAGAGAGGTACCGCTCTATCACTGATTTGGAAAACCATCTCCACCGAAATGGCACGAAAATCATCAAATTTTTCCTCCATCTCTCCAAAGATGAGCAGAAAAAACGCTTTCTTGAACGCATCGATAAACCCAACAAAAATTGGAAATTTAGCATTGCAGATCTGGAAGAGCGAAAATACTGGAAACAGTACATGCACGCCTACGAATCCTGCCTCAGCGCAACCAGCACCAAAAACGCCCCATGGTACATAGTACCTGCTGATGACAAAAAAAATGCTCGTCTTATCATCTCTAACATTCTTTTGGATACGTTTAAGGCGCTTGATATGCACTACCCCGAAACGGATGACAAGCGGAAAGAAGAGTTGCAGGGGATTCGACAGAGGTTGGTTGAGGAGGAGTGA
- a CDS encoding RNA-binding S4 domain-containing protein, with product MKFELEEEYIELFKLLKVTGVAESGAQAKMLIEEEQVKRNGEVELRKRAKIVSGEIIEVGDEKIEVESALQ from the coding sequence ATGAAATTTGAATTAGAAGAAGAATACATAGAGTTATTTAAACTTCTCAAAGTGACAGGAGTTGCAGAGAGTGGCGCGCAAGCTAAGATGCTCATTGAAGAGGAACAGGTTAAACGAAATGGTGAAGTTGAGCTTAGAAAACGCGCTAAAATCGTCTCAGGCGAGATTATTGAAGTGGGCGATGAGAAGATAGAAGTTGAGAGTGCTTTACAATAG
- a CDS encoding nucleotidyl transferase AbiEii/AbiGii toxin family protein → MYDFSKQANMLALAIDALRSIGIYEDASLGGGTALSAYYWEHRYSTDIDLFIDNSNTLNDIRAYFASLHVKYDIRFPGHYVEVHLSPSEKIQFFETTPRTNAPRVCTNLWGFENVYIESIEEILSKKIRFRGDKGNTRDIFDIALGMSKNPLLIQDSLAGGAFSKEHLSALKKALEVIVTSKDLMQIYEMEIDFIDPAPQYKELALHAPKFLLEELS, encoded by the coding sequence ATGTATGACTTTTCCAAACAAGCCAACATGTTAGCTCTTGCTATCGATGCGCTGAGATCCATCGGCATTTATGAAGATGCGAGTTTGGGTGGGGGAACGGCACTGAGTGCTTATTATTGGGAGCATCGTTACTCCACCGACATCGACCTGTTCATCGACAATTCTAACACCTTAAACGACATACGCGCCTACTTTGCATCTTTACATGTAAAGTATGACATCCGTTTTCCGGGGCATTATGTGGAGGTACATCTTAGCCCGAGTGAAAAGATACAGTTTTTTGAAACAACGCCACGCACAAATGCACCTCGTGTTTGCACAAACTTGTGGGGATTTGAAAATGTTTACATTGAAAGTATTGAAGAGATTCTTTCTAAAAAGATTCGTTTCAGAGGCGACAAAGGCAATACCCGTGACATCTTTGACATCGCCTTGGGCATGTCTAAAAATCCTTTGCTTATTCAAGATTCTTTGGCAGGTGGAGCATTTTCGAAAGAGCATCTAAGCGCTTTAAAAAAGGCACTTGAAGTCATTGTCACATCTAAAGACTTGATGCAAATTTATGAGATGGAGATAGACTTCATCGACCCTGCACCACAGTATAAAGAACTAGCACTTCATGCGCCAAAATTCTTGCTTGAAGAGCTCTCGTAA
- a CDS encoding QcrA and Rieske domain-containing protein translates to MDRNRRLVNYSLLALTGTGVYYTVGTMFQSLEPPKKALLDAATYIDTTSLPLNEIAYFSWQKKPLFILKKDASLTLDKKRDIKIGDYYYTLMVGICTHLGCVPKYDAAVKRFICPCHNGHFDYNGNALSGPVTKPLVIPPFKVQDETIIVGEIGEAYLQLLEAAKA, encoded by the coding sequence ATGGATAGAAACCGAAGACTGGTGAATTACTCGCTCTTAGCGCTTACGGGGACGGGTGTGTATTACACGGTCGGTACGATGTTCCAGTCCTTAGAACCACCCAAAAAAGCACTCCTTGATGCGGCTACTTACATAGATACAACGTCGTTACCGCTCAATGAAATTGCCTATTTTTCGTGGCAGAAAAAACCACTTTTTATCCTCAAAAAAGATGCTTCGCTGACTCTCGATAAAAAACGAGACATTAAAATTGGCGACTATTATTACACGTTGATGGTTGGGATTTGTACTCATTTGGGCTGTGTTCCTAAGTATGATGCTGCCGTTAAACGCTTTATCTGCCCCTGTCATAACGGGCATTTTGATTACAATGGCAACGCACTCTCTGGCCCTGTCACAAAGCCCTTAGTCATTCCTCCTTTTAAAGTGCAGGATGAGACGATTATCGTCGGAGAAATAGGTGAGGCGTACCTCCAACTCCTTGAGGCGGCAAAAGCATGA